GCGGCCACACGGTCGCGATGACGGGCGACGGCGTCAACGACGTCCTCGCGCTCAAGGACGCCGACATCGGCGTCTCCATGGGGTCGGGTTCCGAGGCGACGAAGGCCGTCGCGCAGATCGTGCTCCTCAACAACAGCTTCGCCACGCTGCCGTCGGTGGTCGCCGAGGGCCGCCGCGTCATCGGCAACATCACCCGGGTCGCCACGCTCTTCCTGACCAAGACGGTGTACTCGGTGCTGCTGGCGGTCCTGGTGGTCTGCTCGCAGGTCGAGTACCCCTTCCTGCCCCGCCACCTGACCCTGCTGTCCACGCTGACCATCGGTGTCCCGGCGTTCTTCCTGGCCCTGGCGCCCAACAAGGAGCGGGCCAAGCCCCACTTCGTGCGCCGTGTCATGCGGTACGCGATCCCCGGCGGGATCGTCGCGGCCGCCGCGACCTTCGCCACGTACCTCCTCGCCCGGCACCACTACAGCGGGCCCGGGGCCCTGGCCGCCGAGACCAGCGCGGCGACGCTGACGCTGTTCCTGGTCGCCGTGTGGGTCCTGGCGATCGTCGCCCGCCCCTACACCTGGTGGCGCGTGTGCCTGGTCGCCGCCATGGGGCTGGGCTTCCTGATCGTCCTCGTGGTGCCCTGGCTGCAGGACTTCTTCGCCCTGCGGCTGGTGGGTACGACGATGCCGTGGGCGGCGGTCGGCATCGCCGCGACGGCCGGGGCGGTGCTGGAGCTCGCCTGGCGCTGGGTGGACCGCCGCTTCCCGGCGTAGGGCCGGCGCGGCGGAGCGGACACCCGGGGCCGCCCCGCCGCGCCGCCCGGCACACCTCCCGCCGCCCGGCACACTCCCCGCTGTCCGGGCCGGGACCGGCCCGGTCCGGGAACCGCCCGGGCCGATGGCGGCCCCGTCCAGGAACCGCCCGGTCCAGGAACGGCCCGGTCCGGAAAGGCCCCAGCCGAAGACGGCGGCGGCTTCCAGGGGCCCCACGGAAGGCGGCAGCGGTCTCCAAGAGCCGGCCCTCAGTCGAACCAGCGGTCCCGCGCCAGCTCCTCCGTGCGCGACGGGTCCTCCAGCAGCGCCGCCACCTCGAAGCGGCGGGGCCACTGGCCCGCCGCCCAGGCGAGACCGGCGGCGACGCCCTCCAGCGTGGCGGCGTGGACGACCCCGTCGGAGCCGCGGCGCCAGTCGAGTTCGACCCCGCCGGCGAGCAGCTCATCGTGCTCGACGTACGACGCGGGTGTCGCCGGGCCCAGCAGCGCGTGCACCGGCTCCGGTACCGCGTGCTCCTCGCCGTCCGTCGTCACGTCCGCCTCGACCGCCTCGCTGAGCCGCCCCACCTGGAACAGTTCGGCCAGATCCGCCGCCCGGTCCGGGGACACGGGCAGCAGCGGGCGCCCCGCGGTCAGCGGCAGCAGGTCGGGGGCGTCCGCGACGAGCGCGTCCGAAGCGTCCACCACCCGCACCTCGCCGTCCACGACCGCGCGCAGCTCGTCCGGGAGCGTCACCTGCTCCGGGTCCAGATCCGCCAGGGCCGTGTAGAGGCCGTGCAGCTGGGACGCGCTGACCGGGCGGTCCGGGTCGGCGAGCCGCCCCAGCAGCTCGGCCGCGCCGCCCGGCTCGTCCAGCAGCGCGGCGACGGACGTCCGTACGCCGAGGGCGTGCAGCACCTGCTCGTCCTCAAAGCCGGTGGCGTCGGCCGCGTCGTACAGGCCCACCAGCAGCGGATCGCCGCCCGACGAGCGCAGACCCGCGGGGCGGCGGCCGCCCAGCACCGGATGGCCGCGCAGCCACCAGGCCGTGTACGGCCGGACCGTCTCGGTCGTGCCGTCCGGCAGCAGCACCCGGACGGGCTGGGTCAGCGCGTCCCGGAGCGGCGGCCTGGCCAGCAGTGCGAGGGCCCGCGGCCACTGGTCGTCGTCCACGAGGTCCAGGTCGCGCACGGCGGCGATCTCCGTCGCGACCGGCGGTACGGGGGTGTCGGGCAGCCGGTCCAGTACGTCCTCGCACCACACGTCGACCGCGTCCAGCAGCCCGGCGTCGTCCGGCTCGGCGTAGTCGCCCTCGCGGGGCTCCAGTTCGTCCGGGTCCAGCACCACGTCCGTGGCGCGGACGAGTGCGAAGCCCGCCAGCACCCCGCAGGCGGCGAGCGGCTGCTCGCCCCAGCGTCCGGCCAGCTCGGCGTCGACGAGGGCCAGTTCGCCCTCGCGCATCACGGACGCGAAGGCGCTTCCCGGCAGTACCAGCTCACCGGCCGGGGCGAGTTCGCCGTCCTCGTCCGGCAGTGCCAGCGCGCCCAGCCACGGCTCGTCGCCCGGCTCCAGCCCCGCGTCCCGGACGAGGGCGAGGACGATCTCCGCCAGCTCCTCGCTGTCCGGGGCGTCCTCGTCCCACAGCCCGTCGCCGTCCTCCAGCGACGCGGCGACGGCCGCCCGCACCTGCGGGGTCGTGAGCACCGCGCGCGGTGTCGCCGGCAGCGCGCCCAGCTTCTCCAGCAGCGGATGGGCGGCGTCCTGATGGGCCACCTTCAGCCCGAACCGGGCCAGTCCTTCCGGGGTCTCGGCCGTCGGCAGCAGCACCTGACGCGGGCCGATGGTGGTGCGGGGCGCGCGGCGCGGACGCGGCTCCCCCTCGCCGTCCCCGGACATCCCGTCCCCGGGCATTTCGTCGCCGGACATCCCGTCCCCGGCGGCGATGCCCGTACCGGCGAGCGGCACCGGCAGGCCGGACAGCCGCTCCGGGTCCACACCGGCGAGGCTGTCGTACAGCCGCCACCACCACGACGGGTCGCGCTCGATCCCGGCGAGCCGGTCGACCGCCTCCGTCAGCGGGACCCGTGCGACACCGAGGGTCCGCAGCTCCGCCCGGCGCTCGAGGCCGGCCGGCAGCAGGGTCGGGAGCACGTCCGCCAGGACCTCCACGGTTTCGGCGCCGGCGCCCTCCACGATCTCGGCCTCCAGCGGCCGCAGCGCCACCACGTCCTCCGAGGGGACGGCGGGGGCGAGGAACGCGACGCGCGGCAGCAGTTCCAGGATCGCCGCGCGCAGCGCACCGTCCAGCTCGCCCTTGCCCAGCGGCCCGGGGACGAGGTCGATCAGCCCGGTGCCGACCGGCTGCCAGTCGCCGAGCAGTTCGGCGTACGCGTCGGCCGCGCGCCGCACCAGGAAGTCGGTGAGCGGGCCGGGAGCGGGGTGGCGGCGCGCGGTGTCCAGCGGCAGCGAGGCGATCAGCAGCGCGGGCACGCCGAGGGGCTCGTCGGTCGGGGTCGGCGCGTGGACGACCGGCGCGGTCGCCGGGTACACGGGCATGCCCTCGGTGTCCACGGGAACCGCCCAGGTCACGGTCCAGTGCGGCCGCAGCCGCTCCTCGACCGGCCGGTCCGCGAGCAGCGCGGGCTCGATGGCGCCGTGCCGGCTGACGACCCGCCAGCGGTTCAGTCCGCGGGCGCTGTCCTCGATGTGGACGTGGTCGCCGTGCTGCGAGCGGCGCAGCGTCCGGACGCCCTCCGGGGTCTCCACCACGACCTCGGTGAGCCCCGGCAGGGTGAGCAGCAGCGCGTCGTCGATCCCGGCGAGCAGCCGGCCGACCAGGTCCTCGGCGGTCCCGTCGCGCAGCGGCAGGATCACGACCGTGTCGTAGCCGTCGGGCGCGGTGCCCTCGGCGGGCAGCGGCAGCCGAAGCAGCGGTACATGGCCGTCGCGGCGGCGCAGTTCGTCCCCGAGTCCCGGGCTGGCCTGAGCCGCCTGCGCCGCGAGTTCCCGGGCCTCGGCCAGCGACCAGCGGACACCGCCGTGCCGGCCGACGACGGCGGGCTCGTCGCTCACGGCCAGTACGGCGGCGAAACCGACACCGAAGCGGCCCACCGCGGTCCGGTCGCCCTCCCGCTTGGCCGACGCGCGCAGCGTCGACAGCGACTCCACACCGGCGGCGTCCAGCGGGGCGCCGGTGTTTGCGGCGACGAGTGTGCCCCGGTCGAGGGTGAGCCGGAAGCGCCCGGGGACACCGGCACGGGCGGCGGCGTCGGCGGCGTTCTGGGCCAGCTCGACGATCACGCGATCGCGGTAGCCGCCGAGCGCGAGGTCCTCCTCGGCGTTGGCGTCCTCGCGGAAGCGCGCGGGGCTCGCGCCCCAGGCGTCGAGCACCCCGCGCCGCAGCCGCACCGTCCCGAACGGGTCGGCCCCCTCGGTCGTCCTGACGCTCACGCCTGTCTCCGCTCTCTGGCTGTGCTCTTCGACCGTTTCGGCATTCCGCCGGTACCGGTGCGGTGTGACGTCGGTACCGGTGCGGTACCGGCCGCGCGGACGCGGCCCCACCCCGGAGCCCGAAGGTACCGCGTCGCACGCGCCCCCGCGCGATCGCTCCACCGGGGCTCGCAGCGCACACCCGGGTGGCGTGGTGGCGGCGGAACGAGTCACGCCGCCGCACACTCCCTATGCGGCCGGCCGGAGGCGGCCCGGCGGGCCCGCCCCGAGGGAGCCGGAGGCCCTGACGCGGGGCCGGTCGGGGCGGTGACGCGGGGCCGGTCGAGCCGGTACGGGCTCTCGACTCTGACCGTGGCACCGCATCCGCTCTCCTGGCGCCGGGGCTTCCTCGGCAACGTCCCGGTCCGGAGTGCTGCTCCTCCCCGGCGGTCTCGCCGTCGTCCGCGAGCCGGTGTCGGAGACCCGCTCCACACCGGATGTGCCGGGCGCCGTCACCATGACCGGGGGCTACTCGCCTTCGTTCTCGGCGTCACCGGCGCGGAGCGCAACGGCTGGTCCGCGCCTCGGACTTGGCGTGCGCTGCTGGTCGCCGCCGTCCTGCTTGTCGGCCGCCACGTCATCGGGCGGCCGACAAGCAGGGCGGCGGGCGGCGGGCGGCGGGCGGCGGGCGAAGGAGTCCTGGCAGTCCCCGGCTCCGCCCCGTCGAGTTCGCGGCCTGCGGCGGGACGAGGAGTCCCATGGCCGGCTGATCGTGGCGTTCCGACCGGCCGATCCACGGGCCGGAGCCCGGCGGTGCCGGCTGTCGCGAGCCGGCGACCGGGCGGGAACCCGCTGGAGGACAAGCGGCGACCGGGCTCGTACCGGGCGAGAGCAGGACGAAAGCCGAGCGGCGACCGGGCAGCGACCGGGCGACGGTCGGGCGGGAAACAGGGCGGCGACCACCACGCCAGGGCCGGGCGGGAACGGGCCGGCGACCGAGCCGGAACCCCGCCGGGGCTCCCCGCCGAAGGCGCTACGAGTGCCCCAGGTCCTCGTCCTGCGCGGTCGTCTCCACGTGGTCCGGGACCGAGCCGCTGTCCGGGGCCGGGCGGAGCGGGAACTCGTCCGCGCGCATCGAGTCGTGCACCGGCGGAGCCGGCCGCGGCGGCTTCGGCATGACCGCCGCCTCGGAGTGCCCGCCGCACCCGTACGACAGCGACACGACCCGACCGTCCGCGGGGGAGAACTCGTTCGCGCACACCCCGAACGCCTGCTTGAGCGATCCCGACAGCGGCATCAGGAACCCGCAGGACTGGCACGACGCCGGCGCGGACTGCGCCATCGGCGTCTTCGCCCCGAAGGAGTCCTCCCACCGGTCCGCGGCGACGTGCAGCCCGTAGCGGGAGAGGACCCGGGCGCGGCGCATGCCCAGTTCCTCCGCCACGGAGGCGATGCCACCGCGCGCCGGCGCGCGGGTCACGATCTCCGCGTCCTCGGCGTCGACCCGGTCGGCCATCTCGTCGGAGACCGCCGAGTTCGGCGGCGGCGCGTCCTCGCCCGAGTAGCCGGGCTCGAGCCGCAGATCCTCGGCGTCCGTGGGCAGCAGATCGCCGGGGCCGAGGTCACCGGGCCGCAGCCGGTCGCTCCACGGCACCCACTCGGGCGCGAGCAGCGCGTCCGGTCCGGGCAGGAGCACGGCCTCGTCGACCGTGACGTTCTTCGCGCGGGAGGCGCGGGCGACGGTGACGGCCCAGCGCCAGCCCCGGTAGCCCACCTCGCGGCACTCGAAGAAGTGGGTGACGACCCGGTCGCCCTCGGATACCAGCGAGACGTGCTCTCCCACCACCCCCGGCGAGGCCGCCTCGTCTGCGGCCGCCCTGGCCAGGTCTACCGCCTCGGCGCACAGGCGGTCGGGGGTACGGCTTCGCGTCGTCGCAGCACTCACAGGTCTCGC
The Streptomyces tirandamycinicus DNA segment above includes these coding regions:
- a CDS encoding DUF3027 domain-containing protein codes for the protein MSAATTRSRTPDRLCAEAVDLARAAADEAASPGVVGEHVSLVSEGDRVVTHFFECREVGYRGWRWAVTVARASRAKNVTVDEAVLLPGPDALLAPEWVPWSDRLRPGDLGPGDLLPTDAEDLRLEPGYSGEDAPPPNSAVSDEMADRVDAEDAEIVTRAPARGGIASVAEELGMRRARVLSRYGLHVAADRWEDSFGAKTPMAQSAPASCQSCGFLMPLSGSLKQAFGVCANEFSPADGRVVSLSYGCGGHSEAAVMPKPPRPAPPVHDSMRADEFPLRPAPDSGSVPDHVETTAQDEDLGHS
- a CDS encoding sacsin N-terminal ATP-binding-like domain-containing protein gives rise to the protein MSVRTTEGADPFGTVRLRRGVLDAWGASPARFREDANAEEDLALGGYRDRVIVELAQNAADAAARAGVPGRFRLTLDRGTLVAANTGAPLDAAGVESLSTLRASAKREGDRTAVGRFGVGFAAVLAVSDEPAVVGRHGGVRWSLAEARELAAQAAQASPGLGDELRRRDGHVPLLRLPLPAEGTAPDGYDTVVILPLRDGTAEDLVGRLLAGIDDALLLTLPGLTEVVVETPEGVRTLRRSQHGDHVHIEDSARGLNRWRVVSRHGAIEPALLADRPVEERLRPHWTVTWAVPVDTEGMPVYPATAPVVHAPTPTDEPLGVPALLIASLPLDTARRHPAPGPLTDFLVRRAADAYAELLGDWQPVGTGLIDLVPGPLGKGELDGALRAAILELLPRVAFLAPAVPSEDVVALRPLEAEIVEGAGAETVEVLADVLPTLLPAGLERRAELRTLGVARVPLTEAVDRLAGIERDPSWWWRLYDSLAGVDPERLSGLPVPLAGTGIAAGDGMSGDEMPGDGMSGDGEGEPRPRRAPRTTIGPRQVLLPTAETPEGLARFGLKVAHQDAAHPLLEKLGALPATPRAVLTTPQVRAAVAASLEDGDGLWDEDAPDSEELAEIVLALVRDAGLEPGDEPWLGALALPDEDGELAPAGELVLPGSAFASVMREGELALVDAELAGRWGEQPLAACGVLAGFALVRATDVVLDPDELEPREGDYAEPDDAGLLDAVDVWCEDVLDRLPDTPVPPVATEIAAVRDLDLVDDDQWPRALALLARPPLRDALTQPVRVLLPDGTTETVRPYTAWWLRGHPVLGGRRPAGLRSSGGDPLLVGLYDAADATGFEDEQVLHALGVRTSVAALLDEPGGAAELLGRLADPDRPVSASQLHGLYTALADLDPEQVTLPDELRAVVDGEVRVVDASDALVADAPDLLPLTAGRPLLPVSPDRAADLAELFQVGRLSEAVEADVTTDGEEHAVPEPVHALLGPATPASYVEHDELLAGGVELDWRRGSDGVVHAATLEGVAAGLAWAAGQWPRRFEVAALLEDPSRTEELARDRWFD